The genome window ATAAGATTGATGCTTTCCCAGAAACCGAAAAGTTGTCCAAAGCCATCAATGCCAATTGGAATCAAACATAGTAGGATTAGAACAATGAATCGTTCAGTGAGTTCGAAACAATAAAAAAGCATTATTCCGAGGCCAAGAACAATTCCAAGCCAGATCGCAGTGCATCGACTGCAGAATGGCATTTGATTGCCGTTAATAAAAAAAGAACGTTCCTTGTGTTGATGACAGAGTTGATCTCCGATTGTGTAGATCGTACTCCAAGGAGAAGGCATTTGATCAAGGTGGTCTGTATTATCAATACTTCCGACAACACCAGTAAGGTTAGTAACTGATCCTGAAGGAAGAAAAATTGGTGCAAGGATTTGGAGCAGAAACCAGATCAAAAAGAAAAAGAAAAAAACTGAAATGATGATTTTGCCTGTTTTCCGACGGTGAATTTTTTGAAAAAACGCAAAGTACGCGGAGTAGTCTCGATTCATGGACATTGGCTTTACAGCGTCTGAATGGTATGCTTTTTTATAGGTTTTGCTCTTTACTTTAGGGGAAGAGAACCGAAGTCTCCTGGCATCATATTTAAATAGCGTTTGGGTATACCAAGATACACAAAAAAACAGGTGAACCTGAATGACACGATTTCCTGAAGCTGAAAAAAGATTACTCTTAAAGAAAATTTGTATGAAATGCGGTGCATCCAATGCGATGCGTGCCGAACGATGTAGACGATGCCGCTCTGATGAACTCCGTCCAAAAGCAAAAGAAGGTCGAGGAGTATAAGAATTGTTCACCTGGCATGTTAAAAAAAAATATCTTTTCTTCAGTACATTCATGAAAAACTGGTTGGCTGAGGTATGCCTGAGACGAAAACAAAAAAAACAGAGGATTTTAACGAGTGGTACAACGAAATTGTAGAACTTGCAGATCTCTGTGACAAACGATATCCGATTAAAGGTATGAATGTCTGGCGGCCGTATGGATGGAAACTTATGTCATATGTTGATACGTTGATCCGTCAGGAGATGATCAGAACGAATCATCAAGAAGTATATTTTCCTTTGTTGATCCCGGAGTCGTTGTTTAAAAAAGAAGAAGAACATATTGAAGGATTTGGTAAAGAAGTTTTTTGGGTGACACACGCTGGGCATAACCAGTTGGAGGAACGATGGCTCCTACGACCAACCTCTGAGACGGCAATGTACCCGATTTTTTCTCTTTGGATTCGATCTCATGCTGATCTGCCGTTAAAAATCTTTCAGATTGTGAACACGTTCCGCTATGAGACAAAACAAACACGGGCGTTTATTCGTGTTCGAGAAATCCATTTCTTCGAAGCTCATACCTGTCATGTTGATTTTACCGATGCAGAAGCACAGATTCAAGAAGACAAAGAGATTGCTCAACGTTTCTTACAAAAACTTTGTCTCCCTTTTATCTTCAGCAAACGACCTGAATGGGATAAATTTGCTGGTGCCCATTATACGATTAGTATTGATGTATTGATGCCTTCAGGAAGAACTCTGCAGATTGGTTCGATTCACCAGTATCGGAATAATTTTGCAAAACCCTATAATATTTCATATGAGACTACTGACGGTGATCACCAGTTTTGTCATCAGACAACCTATGGTATGAGTGAACGGCTCCTCGGTGCTCTTGTGGGCATTCATGGTGATAACAAAGGGCTCGTGTTACCCCCAGAGGTTGCACCGATACAAGTTGTCATTATTCCAATTATTTTCAAGGGAAAAGAAAAGCAGGTTACTGACGTTGGAAAAAACCTTGAACAGAAACTACGGGCTGCGGGAGTACGTGTTCATCTTGATCTGCGAGACATTACTCCCGGAAATAAGTATTACGATTGGGAGTTAAAAGGTGTGCCACTACGCCTCGAAATCGGCCCTCGAGATCTTGAGAAAAACACCGTGTTATTGGTACGTCGAGATACCCTTGAAAAAAGTACAAGCCCTTTGCATGCTGTTGAACAAAATGTACAGGATACGCTGCAGAAAATTTCAGAACATCTATATACTCAGGCGTTCCAGTTGCTCAAAAATAATATGCATGAGGTTGTATCTGTTGAAGAAGCAAAAACAAAAACAGGAATCGTTGCACTTCCTTGGTGTGGTGTTAAGGAGTGTGCATTGGAAATCGAAAATGTTTTAGAGGGTGTTACGATTGGGGAACCGATTGATCAGCAAGAATGTCACGGGTCATGTCCCGTGTGTGGACAACCTGCACAGACTTGGATGCGGTTTGCTCGATCATATTAAAAAAGAAACAAAAGAAATGATCTGGATGTGAAGATGTATGAGTGGAAAGATAAGCAGTTTTCTCCGAGAATTAGTCGCACCGTTCAGTATCTTTTTCGTAATCCTTGGGATTATTTTCATGGTGTTTGGTATCATCTGGATTTTTTTTAAAGATCTGGCAACAAATACCAGTTCACCAGTTTATTTCCTAAGTTCAGTTGGTGAGTGGAATTGGTATGTGCTTGCAGGAGGCGTTCTCCTGTTTGGGATCGGTCTGTATTATCTGTATAGTTTTCTGTCGAAACGTCATTTTGTTCTCAAAGAGTTAAAAACAAATAAACGATCAGAATTATTAAAAAGACATGCTGAGTTAAAAGCAAAAGTTAAGCGGCTTCCAAAGAAATATCAACGGATGCTTGCAGAAAAAGAAGAAGAACTCCAGATTGAGTAGTTTTTGGTTCGAATGTCTCGTCAAAAGAAGATTTTCTCTCAGTTTGTTGTACTTCTTGTGGAGCCGAAGTACAGTGGTAATATTGGTGCCGTTGCTCGTTCGATGAAGAATTTTGATTTTGAGACGTTGTATCTGGTAGATCCCTGTGAACTTGATGCGGATTGTTATGCTCGAGCAATGCATGCACAAGATCTGGT of Candidatus Thermoplasmatota archaeon contains these proteins:
- a CDS encoding DUF2085 domain-containing protein → MSMNRDYSAYFAFFQKIHRRKTGKIIISVFFFFFLIWFLLQILAPIFLPSGSVTNLTGVVGSIDNTDHLDQMPSPWSTIYTIGDQLCHQHKERSFFINGNQMPFCSRCTAIWLGIVLGLGIMLFYCFELTERFIVLILLCLIPIGIDGFGQLFGFWESINLIRFMTGLLAGLICGVAFGVIFDEIQGLLTRKNKKDLK
- a CDS encoding 50S ribosomal protein L40e produces the protein MTRFPEAEKRLLLKKICMKCGASNAMRAERCRRCRSDELRPKAKEGRGV
- the proS gene encoding proline--tRNA ligase, which encodes MPETKTKKTEDFNEWYNEIVELADLCDKRYPIKGMNVWRPYGWKLMSYVDTLIRQEMIRTNHQEVYFPLLIPESLFKKEEEHIEGFGKEVFWVTHAGHNQLEERWLLRPTSETAMYPIFSLWIRSHADLPLKIFQIVNTFRYETKQTRAFIRVREIHFFEAHTCHVDFTDAEAQIQEDKEIAQRFLQKLCLPFIFSKRPEWDKFAGAHYTISIDVLMPSGRTLQIGSIHQYRNNFAKPYNISYETTDGDHQFCHQTTYGMSERLLGALVGIHGDNKGLVLPPEVAPIQVVIIPIIFKGKEKQVTDVGKNLEQKLRAAGVRVHLDLRDITPGNKYYDWELKGVPLRLEIGPRDLEKNTVLLVRRDTLEKSTSPLHAVEQNVQDTLQKISEHLYTQAFQLLKNNMHEVVSVEEAKTKTGIVALPWCGVKECALEIENVLEGVTIGEPIDQQECHGSCPVCGQPAQTWMRFARSY